From a single Micromonospora pallida genomic region:
- a CDS encoding LacI family DNA-binding transcriptional regulator has product MHGAASATSTAAKARPTLRDVALLAGVSPKTVSRVVNGEAGVSAPKTAAVQRAIAQLDYRPNFTASSLRRTNGRSAAIAAVLEDVANPFSAALHRALEDAAREREVLIFAGSVDEDPARERDLIRAFTMRQADALVVVPASDNQSYLAGEVDAGTPVVFVDRPPVGLAVDAVLTDNHEGAARAVRHLVQHGHRAIAYLGDLRTIPTARQRFQGFKEALSDHGIAPTPSLAVHDLHTEQEAEDAVRRLMSAEPRPTALFTSQNLVTIGAIRALQELGRQHDVALVGFDDFPLADLLQPAVTVVAQNPSEMGRVAASLIFRRLDGEQWPPTIHLVASRLIPRGSGEITGPHQG; this is encoded by the coding sequence ATGCACGGTGCCGCCTCCGCTACGTCGACCGCCGCCAAGGCCCGGCCCACCCTGCGGGACGTCGCGCTGCTGGCGGGCGTGAGTCCGAAAACCGTCTCCCGGGTCGTCAACGGCGAGGCGGGCGTCTCCGCCCCGAAGACCGCGGCCGTGCAGCGGGCGATCGCGCAACTGGACTACCGGCCGAACTTCACCGCGAGCAGCCTCCGCCGCACCAACGGCCGCAGCGCCGCGATCGCGGCGGTTCTGGAGGACGTGGCCAACCCGTTCTCCGCCGCCCTGCACCGGGCCTTGGAGGACGCCGCGCGGGAACGCGAAGTGTTGATCTTCGCCGGCAGCGTCGACGAGGATCCGGCGCGGGAACGGGACCTGATCCGCGCCTTCACGATGCGGCAGGCCGACGCCCTGGTCGTCGTGCCGGCCAGCGACAACCAGAGCTACCTGGCCGGTGAGGTCGACGCCGGCACCCCGGTGGTGTTCGTCGACCGCCCGCCGGTCGGGCTGGCTGTCGACGCCGTTCTCACCGACAACCACGAGGGCGCCGCCAGGGCCGTCCGGCATCTTGTCCAACACGGCCACCGCGCCATCGCGTACCTCGGCGACCTGCGGACCATCCCGACGGCCCGACAGCGGTTCCAGGGCTTCAAGGAAGCGCTCAGCGACCACGGCATCGCGCCGACGCCTTCCCTCGCGGTCCACGACCTGCACACCGAACAGGAGGCCGAGGACGCCGTACGGCGGCTGATGTCCGCAGAGCCCCGCCCCACCGCGCTCTTCACCTCCCAGAACCTCGTCACGATCGGCGCGATCCGGGCCCTGCAGGAGCTGGGTCGCCAGCACGACGTCGCCCTGGTCGGCTTCGACGACTTCCCACTGGCCGACCTGCTCCAGCCTGCGGTCACCGTCGTCGCGCAGAACCCGTCGGAGATGGGCCGCGTCGCCGCGTCACTGATCTTCCGGCGGCTGGACGGCGAACAGTGGCCGCCGACCATTCACCTGGTCGCGAGCCGGTTGATCCCGCGCGGCTCCGGAGAGATCACCGGACCGCATCAGGGCTGA